Proteins found in one Asterias rubens chromosome 12, eAstRub1.3, whole genome shotgun sequence genomic segment:
- the LOC117297372 gene encoding zinc finger protein 367-like: MQDNMASVLTNSPQKICPNKIMRSPVRSLRLDALPRSPVSPGLGELYPWKWAESVRNVQLSPSSSCSSPGSERGFIPGRPPVQALQSPSSRGRPRAESIPELQKEGSTSGNAIRCKICQRVFPREKSLQAHLRTHTGERPFKCDYPNCGRAFVQSGQLKTHQRLHTGEKPFFCTAKGCVSRFTHANRHCADHPYATLQRESNETLMEEILRNDENSEDVNLWLQRYVETYRERIDTKQQEQQAKRKREADMTAQNGSTPKRPRAIARRRLQEQREKMLGAMALIELAHKLPAESPR; encoded by the exons ATGCAGGACAATATGGCTTCGGTTCTAACCAACTCCCCACAGAAAATCTGCCCGAATAAGATCATGAGATCGCCAGTTCGTTCACTACGGCTGGACGCACTGCCACGGAGCCCGGTAAGCCCTGGTTTGGGTGAACTTTACCCGTGGAAGTGGGCCGAGAGTGTCCGGAACGTTCAGCTGAGTCCGAGTAGTTCATGCAGTTCGCCCGGGTCTGAGCGCGGTTTCATACCCGGTCGCCCACCGGTGCAAGCACTGCAGAGTCCCAGCTCGAGAGGCCGTCCACGCGCGGAGTCTATTCCTGAATTACAGAAGGAGGGATCGACATCTGGGAATGCAATCAGATGCAAGATTTGTCAGAGGGTGTTTCCTCGTGAGAAATCGCTCCAAGCTCACCTCAGAACACATACAG GTGAACGACCTTTCAAGTGTGACTACCCAAACTGTGGTCGTGCCTTTGTGCAAAGCGGCCAACTCAAGACACATCAGAGGCTGCACACCGGGGAAAAGCCATTCTTCTGCACTGCTAAAG GTTGTGTGAGTCGTTTCACACACGCCAACAGGCATTGTGCAGATCACCCGTACGCCACCCTACAACGAGAGAGCAACGAGACATTGATGGAAGAAATTCTACGCAACGATGAAAACAGCGAGGATGTCAACTTGTGGTTACAGAG GTATGTGGAAACTTACCGAGAGCGAATTGACACAAAACAGCAAGAGCAACAGGCCAAGAGAAAACGTGAAGCGGACATGACGGCTCAGAATGGAAGCACCCCAAAGCGCCCTCGTGCCATAGCGCGTCGAAGGCTCCAGGAACAACGCGAGAAGATGTTAGGAGCGATGGCGCTGATCGAGTTAGCGCACAAACTTCCTGCCGAGAGCCCACGATAA